A genome region from Brassica oleracea var. oleracea cultivar TO1000 chromosome C2, BOL, whole genome shotgun sequence includes the following:
- the LOC106326844 gene encoding peptidyl-prolyl cis-trans isomerase FKBP19, chloroplastic isoform X4: protein MASISAFGYLPSSPPLTGASSTNRCRTTVSAARLPDRTDDFPPLRSSGGKCGEFERRRLLVSSVGLMIGALVCNGEIAEASQFADMPAIRGKDYGKTKMKYPDYTETPSGLQYKDLRVGTGPIPKKGEKVVVDWDGYTIGYYGRIFEARNKTKGGSFEGDEKEFFKFTLGSNEVIPAFEEAVSGMALGGIRRLVVPPELGYPENDYNKSAPRPTTFSGQRALDFVLKNQGLIDKTLLFDVELLKIVPN from the exons ATGGCGTCGATATCAGCCTTTGGTTACCTTCCTTCCTCTCCACCGCTCACCGGAGCTTCTTCCACCAAC AGATGCAGGACGACCGTGTCTGCTGCTCGATTACCCGACCGAACAGATGACTTCCCTCCTCTTCGCTCTTCTG GTGGGAAGTGTGGAGAGTTTGAACGCAGAAGATTGTTGGTTTCTTCTGTGGGTCTGATGATTGGAGCATTGGTATGCAATGGAGAGATTGCAGAAGCTTCCCAGTTCGCTGACA TGCCAGCGATTAGAGGCAAGGATTACGGCAAAACGAAGATGAAGTATCCTGATTATACAGAAACACCTTCTGGTCTTCAGTATAAG GATTTGCGAGTGGGAACTGGGCCTATACCAAAGAAGGGAGAAAAAGTTGTG GTTGACTGGGATGGTTATACAATAGGTTACTATGGCCGCATATTTGAAGCACGCAACAAAACCAAAGGGGGTTCTTTTGAG GGGGATGAGAAGGAATTTTTCAAATTTACCTTGGGATCTAATGAG GTGATACCTGCTTTCGAGGAGGCCGTTTCTGGGATGGCTCTTGGTGGTATCAGAAG GTTGGTTGTACCTCCAGAGTTAGGATACCCAGAAAATGATTACAACAAGAGTGCGCCGAGACCGACAACTTTCTCT GGACAACGTGCATTAGATTTTGTACTCAAGAACCAAGGGCTCATAGACAAGACACTTCTCTTTGATGTTGAACTCCTCAAAATCGTACCAAATTGA
- the LOC106326844 gene encoding peptidyl-prolyl cis-trans isomerase FKBP19, chloroplastic isoform X3: MASISAFGYLPSSPPLTGASSTNRCRTTVSAARLPDRTDDFPPLRSSAGGKCGEFERRRLLVSSVGLMIGALVCNGEIAEASQFADMPAIRGKDYGKTKMKYPDYTETPSGLQYKDLRVGTGPIPKKGEKVVVDWDGYTIGYYGRIFEARNKTKGGSFEGDEKEFFKFTLGSNEVIPAFEEAVSGMALGGIRRLVVPPELGYPENDYNKSAPRPTTFSGQRALDFVLKNQGLIDKTLLFDVELLKIVPN; encoded by the exons ATGGCGTCGATATCAGCCTTTGGTTACCTTCCTTCCTCTCCACCGCTCACCGGAGCTTCTTCCACCAAC AGATGCAGGACGACCGTGTCTGCTGCTCGATTACCCGACCGAACAGATGACTTCCCTCCTCTTCGCTCTTCTG CAGGTGGGAAGTGTGGAGAGTTTGAACGCAGAAGATTGTTGGTTTCTTCTGTGGGTCTGATGATTGGAGCATTGGTATGCAATGGAGAGATTGCAGAAGCTTCCCAGTTCGCTGACA TGCCAGCGATTAGAGGCAAGGATTACGGCAAAACGAAGATGAAGTATCCTGATTATACAGAAACACCTTCTGGTCTTCAGTATAAG GATTTGCGAGTGGGAACTGGGCCTATACCAAAGAAGGGAGAAAAAGTTGTG GTTGACTGGGATGGTTATACAATAGGTTACTATGGCCGCATATTTGAAGCACGCAACAAAACCAAAGGGGGTTCTTTTGAG GGGGATGAGAAGGAATTTTTCAAATTTACCTTGGGATCTAATGAG GTGATACCTGCTTTCGAGGAGGCCGTTTCTGGGATGGCTCTTGGTGGTATCAGAAG GTTGGTTGTACCTCCAGAGTTAGGATACCCAGAAAATGATTACAACAAGAGTGCGCCGAGACCGACAACTTTCTCT GGACAACGTGCATTAGATTTTGTACTCAAGAACCAAGGGCTCATAGACAAGACACTTCTCTTTGATGTTGAACTCCTCAAAATCGTACCAAATTGA
- the LOC106326844 gene encoding peptidyl-prolyl cis-trans isomerase FKBP19, chloroplastic isoform X2, giving the protein MASISAFGYLPSSPPLTGASSTNVRRRSTSLTLTPLIFSQFDSQRCRTTVSAARLPDRTDDFPPLRSSGGKCGEFERRRLLVSSVGLMIGALVCNGEIAEASQFADMPAIRGKDYGKTKMKYPDYTETPSGLQYKDLRVGTGPIPKKGEKVVVDWDGYTIGYYGRIFEARNKTKGGSFEGDEKEFFKFTLGSNEVIPAFEEAVSGMALGGIRRLVVPPELGYPENDYNKSAPRPTTFSGQRALDFVLKNQGLIDKTLLFDVELLKIVPN; this is encoded by the exons ATGGCGTCGATATCAGCCTTTGGTTACCTTCCTTCCTCTCCACCGCTCACCGGAGCTTCTTCCACCAACGTACGACGCCGTTCTACCTCCCTCACACTTACACCTCTCATATTTTCTCAATTTGATTCTCAGAGATGCAGGACGACCGTGTCTGCTGCTCGATTACCCGACCGAACAGATGACTTCCCTCCTCTTCGCTCTTCTG GTGGGAAGTGTGGAGAGTTTGAACGCAGAAGATTGTTGGTTTCTTCTGTGGGTCTGATGATTGGAGCATTGGTATGCAATGGAGAGATTGCAGAAGCTTCCCAGTTCGCTGACA TGCCAGCGATTAGAGGCAAGGATTACGGCAAAACGAAGATGAAGTATCCTGATTATACAGAAACACCTTCTGGTCTTCAGTATAAG GATTTGCGAGTGGGAACTGGGCCTATACCAAAGAAGGGAGAAAAAGTTGTG GTTGACTGGGATGGTTATACAATAGGTTACTATGGCCGCATATTTGAAGCACGCAACAAAACCAAAGGGGGTTCTTTTGAG GGGGATGAGAAGGAATTTTTCAAATTTACCTTGGGATCTAATGAG GTGATACCTGCTTTCGAGGAGGCCGTTTCTGGGATGGCTCTTGGTGGTATCAGAAG GTTGGTTGTACCTCCAGAGTTAGGATACCCAGAAAATGATTACAACAAGAGTGCGCCGAGACCGACAACTTTCTCT GGACAACGTGCATTAGATTTTGTACTCAAGAACCAAGGGCTCATAGACAAGACACTTCTCTTTGATGTTGAACTCCTCAAAATCGTACCAAATTGA
- the LOC106326844 gene encoding peptidyl-prolyl cis-trans isomerase FKBP19, chloroplastic isoform X1, with translation MASISAFGYLPSSPPLTGASSTNVRRRSTSLTLTPLIFSQFDSQRCRTTVSAARLPDRTDDFPPLRSSAGGKCGEFERRRLLVSSVGLMIGALVCNGEIAEASQFADMPAIRGKDYGKTKMKYPDYTETPSGLQYKDLRVGTGPIPKKGEKVVVDWDGYTIGYYGRIFEARNKTKGGSFEGDEKEFFKFTLGSNEVIPAFEEAVSGMALGGIRRLVVPPELGYPENDYNKSAPRPTTFSGQRALDFVLKNQGLIDKTLLFDVELLKIVPN, from the exons ATGGCGTCGATATCAGCCTTTGGTTACCTTCCTTCCTCTCCACCGCTCACCGGAGCTTCTTCCACCAACGTACGACGCCGTTCTACCTCCCTCACACTTACACCTCTCATATTTTCTCAATTTGATTCTCAGAGATGCAGGACGACCGTGTCTGCTGCTCGATTACCCGACCGAACAGATGACTTCCCTCCTCTTCGCTCTTCTG CAGGTGGGAAGTGTGGAGAGTTTGAACGCAGAAGATTGTTGGTTTCTTCTGTGGGTCTGATGATTGGAGCATTGGTATGCAATGGAGAGATTGCAGAAGCTTCCCAGTTCGCTGACA TGCCAGCGATTAGAGGCAAGGATTACGGCAAAACGAAGATGAAGTATCCTGATTATACAGAAACACCTTCTGGTCTTCAGTATAAG GATTTGCGAGTGGGAACTGGGCCTATACCAAAGAAGGGAGAAAAAGTTGTG GTTGACTGGGATGGTTATACAATAGGTTACTATGGCCGCATATTTGAAGCACGCAACAAAACCAAAGGGGGTTCTTTTGAG GGGGATGAGAAGGAATTTTTCAAATTTACCTTGGGATCTAATGAG GTGATACCTGCTTTCGAGGAGGCCGTTTCTGGGATGGCTCTTGGTGGTATCAGAAG GTTGGTTGTACCTCCAGAGTTAGGATACCCAGAAAATGATTACAACAAGAGTGCGCCGAGACCGACAACTTTCTCT GGACAACGTGCATTAGATTTTGTACTCAAGAACCAAGGGCTCATAGACAAGACACTTCTCTTTGATGTTGAACTCCTCAAAATCGTACCAAATTGA
- the LOC106324787 gene encoding transaldolase-like produces the protein MASISNLPNLTPATSAGSSRSSSSSSVLPRSFITLRTLNSKLSSSSHLSLRYNQTSRPSLFVRCSASGGNGSTAERTTLHDLYEKEGQSPWYDNLCRPVTDLLPFIARGVRGVTSNPAIFQKAISTSNAYNDQFRTLVESGKDIESAYWELVVKDIQDACKLFEPIYDQTEAEDGYVSVEVSPMLADDTKGTVEAAKYLHKVVNRRNVYIKIPATAPCVPSIRDVIASGISVNVTLIFSIARYEAVIDAYLDGLEASGLDDLSRVTSVASFFVSRVDTLMDKMLEKIGTPEALDLRGKAAVAQAALAYKLYQKKFSGPRWEALVKKGAKKQRLLWASTSVKNPAYSDTLYVAPLIGPDTVSTMPDQALEAFIDHGTVKRTIDENVSEAEGVYSALEKLGIEWNKVGEQLEEEGVDSFKKSFESLLGTLQDKANTLKLASR, from the exons ATGGCGTCCATTTCCAATCTCCCTAATCTTACACCCGCCACTTCTGCTGGCAGCTCCAGATCTTCTTCTTCCTCCTCCGTCTTGCCAAGATCCTTCATCACTCTCCGCACTCTGAACTCGAAGCTTTCCTCTTCTTCTCATCTCTCCCTTCGTTACAACCAAACATCAAGACCTTCCCTCTT TGTGAGGTGTTCAGCTTCTGGTGGGAATGGAAGTACTGCAGAGAGAACAACTCTTCACGATCTATATGAGAAGGAAGGTCAGAGTCCTTGGTATGATAATCTATGCCGTCCTGTCACTGATCTTCTCCCCTTCATTGCCCGTGGCGTTAGAGGCGTTACTAGCAACCCTGCG ATCTTCCAGAAAGCCATTTCCACTTCAAATGCTTATAATGACCAGTTCAG GACACTTGTGGAATCAGGAAAGGACATTGAAAGCGCGTATTGGGAGCTTGTGGTGAAGGATATTCAGGATGCGTGCAAGCTTTTTGAGCCAATCTATGACCAGACGGAAGCTGAGGATGGCTATGTCTCCGTTGAAGTTTCACCTATGCTTGCTGATGACACCAAGGGGACCGTCGAAGCTGCTAAGTATCTTCACAAGGTTGTGAACCGTCGTAATGTCTACATCAAGATCCCTGCTACTGCTCCATGCGTGCCTTCTATTAGGGATGTCATTGCATCTGGAATCAGTGTCAATGTCACG CTTATATTCTCAATAGCCAGATACGAGGCAGTGATAGATGCATACTTGGATGGGCTCGAGGCGTCTGGACTTGATGACCTCTCAAGAGTTACCAGTGTTGCATCCTTCTTTGTGAGTAGGGTGGATACTCTCATGGACAAGATGCTTGAGAAAATTGGTACACCAGAAGCTCTAGACCTCCGTGGCAAG GCAGCTGTGGCTCAAGCTGCATTAGCATACAAGCTGTACCAGAAGAAATTCTCAGGGCCAAGATGGGAAGCTCTGGTGAAGAAAGGTGCCAAGAAGCAGAGGCTTCTCTGGGCATCGACAAGTGTTAAGAATCCAGCTTACTCAGACACCCTTTATGTAGCTCCTCTCATTGGACCTGACACT GTGTCAACCATGCCGGATCAAGCCCTTGAAGCATTCATAGATCATGGAACGGTGAAGAGGACAATAGATGAGAATGTGTCAGAAGCAGAAGGGGTTTACAGTGCACTGGAGAAGCTGGGAATAGAGTGGAACAAGGTGGGAGAGCAGTTGGAAGAAGAAGGTGTAGATTCGTTCAAGAAGAGTTTCGAGAGTCTGCTTGGTACACTGCAAGACAAGGCCAACACTCTCAAACTAGCCAGCCGCTGA